The Salvia splendens isolate huo1 chromosome 21, SspV2, whole genome shotgun sequence genome includes a window with the following:
- the LOC121785395 gene encoding putative BPI/LBP family protein At1g04970: MADLIPPFLWLLLFTFSCNCVHSIEQGHINAEISNRGLDFLKELLIEKAEFEIVPLDLPKIVKSVKIPVIGTVQMAATDITIETIYVTSSTLKSGDSGIVIDVSGATANLSMNWQYSYSSWWLPVSVSDKGNATIQVEGMEVGLTLSLEAVEGSLKVTLLECGCYVNGISIKLNGGASWLYQGLVDAFEDKISSAVEDAIPKKIKDAIVKLDNALQSFPKEVSVTSIAAVNITLVGDPALNELSLDLDIDGLFSAKDEATLSCPYHRIAQESGYCKEADKMLKISLHEDVFRSASSVYFEARKMHWIVDKVPDQSLLNTAGWRFIIPQLYKRYPNDDMNLNLTVSSPPTIEVEKRQIKAKIPLDVVINVLDGGQVVPVVCISVIIDASVSPEIWGNTLVGVAKLNEFTMSLNWSKIGDLHMSLIQTLISATLRTVVLPYVNLKLTTGYQIPPFHGYELQYAQLLCTDAWIVICSDVAPAKQYNLI, encoded by the exons ATGGCGGACTTAATCCCCCCATTTCTATGGCTCCTTTTGTTCACTTTTTCATGTAATTGTGTTCATTCCATCGAGCAAGGGCATATCAACGCCGAAATATCCAACAGAGGCCTTGATTTCCTAAAGGAATTGCTGATTGAGAAGGCGGAGTTCGAAATCGTCCCGCTCGATCTCCCCAAGATTGTCAAGTCCGTAAAAATTCCTGTTATAGGTACTGTTCAAATGGCTGCTACCGATATTACGATCGAAACGATCTACGTGACGTCGTCAACGCTCAAGAGCGGAGATAGCGGGATAGTAATCGATGTTTCCGGCGCCACCGCCAATTTGAGCATGAATTGGCAGTATTCGTACAGTAGTTGGTGGCTTCCGGTTTCGGTCTCTGATAAGGGTAATGCTACCATTCAG GTTGAAGGGATGGAAGTTGGCCTTACACTCAGTCTAGAGGCTGTAGAAGGATCTCTGAAGGTGACGCTCTTGGAATGTGGATGTTATGTGAATGGTATCTCTATAAAATTAAACGGGGGAGCATCGTGGCTCTATCAAGG GTTGGTGGATGCTTTTGAGGATAAAATTAGTTCTGCTGTTGAAGATGCGAttccaaagaaaataaaagatgcAATAGTGAAGCTTGACAATGCACTGCAATCTTTTCCTAAAGAAGTATCAGTAACTAGCATTGCTGCAGTGAATATTACACTTGTTGGCGATCCAGCATTGAATGAATTGTCGCTTGACCTTGATATTGATGGGTTATTCTCAGCCAAAGATGAAGCTACACTTTCCTGCCCCTATCACAGAATAGCACAAGAATCAGGTTACTGCAAGGAAGCAGATAAAATGCTCAAGATATCATTGCATGAAGACGTGTTCAGGTCAGCATCATCAGTTTACTTTGAG gCAAGGAAGATGCACTGGATTGTCGACAAAGTACCAGATCAATCTCTATTGAACACAGCTGGTTGGAGGTTCATCATTCCCCAGTTGTATAAGAGGTATCCAAATGATGACATGAATCTGAATCTCACTGTATCTTCTCCACCAACAATAGAAGTTGAAAAGCGGCAGATTAAGGCAAAAATCCCCTTAGATGTGGTGATTAACGTTTTGGATGGGGGACAAGTTGTACCAGTTGTGTGCATATCTGTG ATAATTGATGCTTCTGTTAGTCCAGAGATTTGGGGAAACACTTTAGTTGGAGTCGCAAAATTAAATGAATTCACCATGTCACTCAACTGGAGTAAGATTGGTGACTTGCACATGTCTCTAATCCAG ACACTAATTTCTGCCACTCTGAGGACTGTGGTGTTGCCGTATGTCAACTTAAAACTCACCACCGGATATCAGATTCCACCCTTCCATGGTTACGAGCTTCAATATGCCCAACTTCTATGCACAGATGCTTGGATTGTGATATGCAGTGATGTTGCGCCTGCAAAACAGTACAATCTCATTTAG